One Roseimaritima multifibrata DNA window includes the following coding sequences:
- a CDS encoding YCF48-related protein, protein MIRKHAPVILKAGNVLPHSPRRILRGAITLSLWLLASLAAAEDSSSVPGYATRSWLKSDASLRSVTFVDADRGWAVGDRGVILVTDTGGDRWELQDSPTHVQLVDVDFVDAKRGAAVGGYYEADTQISRGVLLITLNGGRTWKTYGDDLPFLRGVKMEENGSVLAIGDFSPVHTSAIFHSVDGGRTWAGVSTDGLRRAISMSGSLHGPLNVLGDDGVMHFYATLQTAPLKVLADAHLQRVTGSGPQRIAIGSQNAVYQSTDGGRQWKSVSAPAEFSPLAAAIAPLPSNAGRAETGQTNFYLAGMPGTKILHRHPAGTEESFSTPIHASLNDISFQDAQRGWAVGAFGTILATRDGGRSWRTQRGGNSRAAILVVGDKLTDVPWSFVANEALERGHRVVVSTAQETPHLDPFSPRAATLGTQVACQLGGGEIFEWHPAAPKPTEIASPTSAGREAVGFKLPNSPDQIPTNLESVSIQHALKAYRPRVLVISDKIDPDQRRDWIELAIQNGVQRVLEPTAKSYADWSLYRRALLPQSGLLLVDLQQDTDAILGVRNRSTDDLHFRRTHDALVPLGRSISDPLDGYVRLGTTETRTIETAANRRTLQILQARGSEVAMIQRMLDDGDRNGSFVHRLRLTLSQTPTENRTRLARQILQGCQRTDQPRLYLQALSVVASEIPDTPLGRWAQLRGEALHFSQEWSALHRTRRLQAHTPQPVATNVQFSPFSSDDPSPIRQASSVENLIITPDRTTSHETPQDRSANEFDLSWDFHPMVALIRHRQSSNPEEETLGGTPLTQLAKQSKHLSEMDSWSPLLNPQEANATRALHSAERPFLDGKLNEACWQSKPYRNSQGYDIRFAYDSQHVYWSAVGPRILPQLKGANETTAATRDADLNLGDRLVLKIDIDGDLLTAFALEVDAEGRTRDTCNAFTGWQPMWFVDVRNDQDTICVEAAIRRSDLQTLPIPSGSTWNIRFDHRQGQQNSWEGAQVNAEDWTVVRFQ, encoded by the coding sequence ATGATCAGAAAGCATGCCCCCGTGATTTTGAAAGCGGGAAACGTCCTGCCACACTCGCCACGACGCATTCTGCGAGGAGCGATCACTCTGTCGCTGTGGCTGCTGGCCTCGCTGGCCGCCGCAGAGGATTCGTCGTCGGTTCCGGGCTATGCGACCCGCAGCTGGCTGAAATCGGATGCATCGCTACGCTCGGTGACGTTCGTCGATGCCGACCGCGGCTGGGCCGTGGGAGACCGGGGCGTGATCCTGGTGACCGACACCGGCGGGGACCGCTGGGAACTTCAGGACAGCCCCACGCACGTGCAATTGGTCGACGTCGATTTTGTCGATGCAAAGCGTGGAGCCGCCGTGGGCGGATACTACGAAGCCGATACCCAAATCAGCCGCGGCGTCCTACTGATCACCCTTAATGGCGGCCGAACCTGGAAAACCTACGGCGACGACCTGCCCTTCCTGCGCGGCGTCAAAATGGAAGAGAACGGATCGGTGCTGGCGATCGGCGACTTTTCCCCCGTGCACACTTCCGCCATCTTCCACAGTGTCGACGGAGGCCGAACATGGGCCGGAGTGTCGACGGACGGACTTCGCCGAGCGATTTCGATGTCGGGTTCGCTTCACGGCCCTCTAAACGTTCTTGGCGATGACGGGGTCATGCATTTCTATGCGACCCTGCAAACCGCTCCGCTAAAAGTCCTTGCCGATGCTCACCTGCAAAGGGTCACCGGCAGCGGGCCGCAACGAATCGCCATCGGCAGTCAAAATGCGGTCTATCAATCAACCGACGGTGGACGCCAATGGAAGTCCGTTTCAGCCCCTGCGGAATTTTCGCCTTTAGCCGCCGCGATTGCCCCGCTTCCATCGAATGCTGGGCGAGCCGAAACCGGTCAAACCAATTTCTATTTGGCCGGAATGCCCGGCACCAAGATCCTCCACCGGCACCCCGCGGGAACGGAAGAGTCTTTTTCAACGCCCATCCACGCTTCTTTAAACGACATCTCTTTTCAGGACGCACAACGAGGCTGGGCCGTGGGCGCATTTGGCACCATTTTGGCCACCCGCGATGGTGGTCGTTCCTGGCGCACGCAGCGAGGCGGGAATTCAAGAGCCGCAATCCTTGTGGTCGGCGACAAGTTAACGGACGTCCCCTGGTCCTTCGTAGCCAACGAAGCCCTCGAACGAGGCCACCGAGTCGTTGTTAGCACCGCTCAAGAAACGCCGCACCTGGACCCTTTTTCCCCTCGAGCCGCCACGCTGGGAACACAGGTCGCTTGCCAGCTTGGTGGTGGAGAAATTTTCGAGTGGCATCCCGCGGCTCCCAAACCGACCGAGATCGCCAGCCCCACTTCGGCGGGCCGAGAAGCGGTTGGGTTCAAACTGCCAAACTCGCCGGACCAAATTCCAACCAACCTGGAAAGTGTGTCGATCCAACACGCTCTGAAAGCCTACCGCCCACGCGTGCTGGTGATCAGCGACAAAATCGATCCCGACCAACGACGCGACTGGATCGAACTTGCGATTCAAAATGGCGTCCAGCGAGTCCTCGAACCAACGGCAAAATCATACGCCGACTGGAGTCTCTACCGCCGCGCTTTGTTGCCTCAATCGGGACTTCTGTTGGTCGATCTTCAACAGGATACGGATGCGATATTAGGCGTCAGAAACCGTTCGACGGACGATCTGCATTTCCGTCGCACACATGATGCACTCGTCCCGCTAGGCCGCTCGATTTCGGACCCGCTGGACGGATACGTCAGGCTGGGGACCACGGAAACGCGGACGATTGAAACGGCCGCCAATCGACGGACGCTGCAAATACTTCAAGCCCGCGGAAGCGAAGTCGCCATGATCCAAAGGATGCTGGATGACGGCGACCGAAATGGGTCGTTTGTCCATCGATTGCGGTTAACCCTCAGCCAAACGCCCACTGAAAATCGAACGCGTTTGGCAAGACAAATCCTGCAAGGCTGTCAGCGTACGGACCAACCGCGTCTGTACCTCCAGGCACTCTCGGTCGTCGCTTCGGAAATCCCCGACACCCCGCTTGGACGCTGGGCTCAGCTGCGAGGAGAAGCCTTGCATTTCAGCCAAGAGTGGTCGGCACTGCACCGTACGCGTCGGCTGCAAGCGCACACCCCGCAACCGGTGGCGACAAACGTCCAATTCTCCCCATTCTCCAGCGACGATCCTTCGCCGATCCGGCAAGCCAGTTCGGTCGAAAACCTGATCATCACGCCCGACCGGACGACGTCGCACGAAACACCGCAAGACCGTTCGGCAAACGAGTTCGACCTGAGCTGGGACTTCCATCCCATGGTCGCCTTGATCCGGCACCGGCAATCAAGCAATCCAGAAGAGGAAACACTGGGTGGAACACCGTTGACCCAACTGGCAAAACAATCAAAGCACCTGAGCGAAATGGACAGCTGGTCTCCGCTGCTGAATCCGCAAGAGGCGAACGCGACGCGGGCCCTTCATTCGGCGGAACGTCCTTTTCTGGATGGAAAACTGAACGAAGCCTGCTGGCAATCCAAACCGTACCGGAACTCCCAAGGGTACGACATTCGTTTCGCTTACGATTCCCAGCACGTTTACTGGTCCGCAGTCGGGCCCAGGATTCTCCCGCAGCTAAAGGGTGCAAACGAGACCACCGCAGCGACGCGAGACGCCGACCTAAACCTTGGCGACCGACTGGTCCTCAAGATCGACATCGACGGTGACTTGCTGACCGCGTTTGCACTGGAAGTCGACGCCGAAGGGCGAACGCGAGACACCTGCAATGCATTCACAGGTTGGCAACCGATGTGGTTCGTCGACGTCCGCAACGACCAGGACACGATCTGTGTCGAAGCCGCAATCCGCCGCAGCGACTTACAAACGCTCCCCATCCCCAGCGGCAGCACCTGGAACATCCGCTTCGACCACCGCCAAGGCCAACAAAACTCCTGGGAAGGAGCCCAAGTCAACGCCGAGGACTGGACGGTAGTAAGGTTTCAGTAG
- a CDS encoding fluoride efflux transporter FluC: MPRPGLFADLLAVGLGGAIGAVLRHGLTVMLPALPGGKAMLGTLVANAIGCFAIGLLGEWVALEASQLSERQVLLLRVGLLGGLTTFSTFAAESWAMGGEGRPHWLMMHTAAHLVVGFFAFWLGSYIVRELAS, encoded by the coding sequence ATGCCGCGTCCCGGCCTATTTGCCGATCTGTTGGCTGTTGGATTGGGTGGAGCCATTGGAGCCGTCCTAAGACACGGCCTGACCGTTATGTTGCCCGCTTTACCAGGCGGGAAAGCGATGTTGGGCACGCTTGTGGCAAACGCCATCGGTTGCTTTGCCATCGGCCTGCTAGGGGAATGGGTCGCGTTGGAAGCTTCACAGCTGTCCGAGCGACAGGTCTTATTGCTTCGCGTGGGACTGTTGGGCGGATTAACGACGTTTTCTACCTTTGCAGCCGAATCATGGGCGATGGGGGGCGAAGGACGCCCTCACTGGCTGATGATGCATACGGCCGCCCATCTGGTGGTCGGTTTTTTTGCGTTTTGGCTCGGAAGCTATATTGTGCGTGAGTTAGCATCATGA
- the ilvB gene encoding biosynthetic-type acetolactate synthase large subunit yields MSTAKAASDTQLMTGADILVKSLVDHGVEVLFAYPGGCSMPMHQALTRYGDSLRTILPRHEQGGAFAAQGYSRSTGKVGVVMATSGPGATNLVTAIADAKLDSIPMVCITGQVPTGIIGTDAFQECPMVEVCRGITKHHYLVTDVKDLPRIMREAFHIASTGRPGPVLIDMPKDVQLGSTVPDWDVEMNLPGYHPDATPVADEKIKQMVAAIRRAKRPIIYAGGGIISGEASAELRELVAKTGIPITTTVMGLGAYPAGDPLSLDMLGMHGSAYANYAVRDCDLLIALGVRFDDRVTGKVEAFAKDAKIIHVDIDASELNKNKSAHIPVCGDVKQVLGELNKVVQAPEDIKEWVQHCKALKLKYPFKYDENFDGILQQHAISELCDVTREMDTYITVGVGQHQMWAAQFYQFTKPRTWHSSSGLGTMGFGLPAAMGVQAAHPNSLVVDIDGDGSFQMNIQELATCFCEELPVKVLLLNNQHLGMVVQWEDRFMDRNRAHTYLGPIHHEEASGKSDADPFAYAEERYPDFVGIAKAYGCGAATIRRKADLRDAYKEMIEHKGPYLLDVQVPYQEHVLPMIPGGHTVDDMILE; encoded by the coding sequence ATGAGCACCGCGAAAGCCGCGTCCGACACGCAACTGATGACTGGAGCCGATATCCTAGTCAAGTCGCTGGTCGATCACGGCGTCGAGGTCCTATTTGCTTATCCCGGCGGCTGCAGCATGCCAATGCATCAGGCGTTGACTCGCTACGGAGATTCGCTCCGGACGATTCTGCCGCGGCACGAGCAAGGGGGAGCTTTCGCCGCCCAAGGTTATTCCCGTAGTACGGGTAAAGTTGGCGTCGTGATGGCGACCAGTGGCCCTGGAGCCACCAATTTGGTCACCGCGATTGCGGACGCAAAACTGGATAGCATTCCAATGGTTTGCATCACCGGACAGGTTCCTACGGGAATCATCGGTACCGATGCTTTCCAAGAATGCCCGATGGTTGAAGTCTGCCGTGGGATTACAAAACACCATTATTTGGTGACCGATGTCAAAGATTTGCCGCGGATCATGCGGGAAGCCTTCCATATCGCTTCGACCGGCCGTCCTGGCCCCGTCCTGATCGATATGCCCAAAGACGTCCAACTGGGATCGACGGTCCCGGATTGGGACGTGGAAATGAATTTGCCTGGCTACCATCCCGACGCGACTCCCGTTGCGGATGAAAAGATCAAGCAGATGGTCGCAGCCATTCGCCGCGCCAAACGTCCGATCATCTACGCAGGTGGCGGGATCATCAGTGGCGAAGCTAGCGCCGAACTGCGTGAACTGGTTGCCAAGACCGGGATCCCGATCACGACCACCGTGATGGGATTGGGGGCCTACCCTGCAGGCGATCCGCTGTCGCTGGACATGCTGGGGATGCACGGTTCGGCTTACGCGAACTACGCCGTTCGCGACTGTGACCTATTGATCGCTTTGGGAGTTCGTTTTGACGACCGGGTAACCGGAAAGGTCGAAGCGTTCGCCAAAGATGCAAAAATTATCCACGTCGATATCGATGCATCGGAACTAAATAAAAATAAATCGGCTCACATCCCTGTTTGCGGCGACGTCAAACAGGTCCTCGGTGAACTGAACAAAGTCGTTCAGGCTCCCGAAGATATTAAAGAGTGGGTTCAGCACTGCAAAGCTTTGAAGTTGAAGTACCCGTTTAAGTACGACGAGAACTTCGACGGCATTTTGCAGCAGCATGCCATCAGTGAATTGTGCGACGTCACACGTGAGATGGATACGTATATCACGGTAGGCGTAGGGCAGCATCAAATGTGGGCGGCTCAGTTCTATCAGTTCACCAAACCACGAACCTGGCACAGCAGTAGTGGTCTGGGAACGATGGGCTTTGGTTTGCCCGCAGCGATGGGCGTCCAAGCGGCACATCCGAACTCGTTGGTGGTTGATATCGACGGAGACGGAAGTTTCCAAATGAACATCCAGGAACTGGCGACCTGCTTCTGCGAAGAATTGCCGGTCAAGGTTCTGCTGTTGAATAATCAGCACCTTGGGATGGTTGTTCAGTGGGAAGACCGGTTCATGGATCGCAATCGAGCCCACACTTATCTAGGCCCAATCCATCACGAAGAAGCTAGCGGGAAAAGCGACGCCGATCCGTTTGCCTATGCCGAAGAACGCTATCCCGACTTTGTCGGAATCGCCAAAGCCTACGGTTGTGGGGCAGCAACGATTCGTCGCAAAGCCGATTTGCGGGATGCCTATAAAGAAATGATTGAACACAAAGGGCCTTACCTCTTGGATGTTCAGGTTCCTTATCAAGAACATGTGTTGCCAATGATCCCAGGTGGTCATACCGTCGACGACATGATTCTGGAATAA
- a CDS encoding 50S ribosomal protein L11 methyltransferase — protein MPHKTPPSILVALFIGLLLVAACRQPVRKDLDYDYQVVQSWQVDEVFGGEFQQFETVPWNAEATQTVRELIKKDELVSQRTVLEIQTGTGLLAIYSSQQGASKVVATDGNPAAVACARYNAASLYQDRIVSVRLGSNDPAQPYAGIKPDESFDRILILADVDLEESDRTARLVALLDGLENHLTRAGSCLICCTQKSTIEELQKLAKNGELPFKLLGDTNLEEASEVLWPGVVVDIRRSNTKNGSPNPK, from the coding sequence ATGCCCCATAAAACGCCCCCAAGCATCTTGGTCGCTCTGTTTATTGGACTGCTACTGGTTGCCGCCTGCCGACAACCGGTCCGCAAAGATTTGGATTACGACTACCAAGTCGTCCAGAGTTGGCAAGTCGATGAGGTCTTCGGAGGCGAATTCCAACAATTCGAAACGGTTCCATGGAACGCAGAAGCAACCCAAACCGTTCGTGAGCTGATTAAGAAGGACGAGTTGGTCTCGCAGCGAACCGTGCTGGAAATCCAGACGGGGACCGGACTGCTGGCGATCTACTCAAGTCAACAAGGCGCGTCCAAGGTCGTTGCCACCGACGGCAATCCGGCGGCCGTCGCCTGCGCTCGCTACAACGCGGCCAGTTTATACCAAGATAGAATCGTTTCGGTCCGCCTGGGATCCAACGACCCCGCCCAGCCCTACGCGGGGATCAAGCCGGACGAAAGCTTTGACCGGATTTTGATTCTGGCCGACGTTGATTTAGAAGAGAGCGACCGGACCGCCCGTTTGGTCGCATTGCTAGATGGCTTGGAAAATCATCTAACCAGAGCAGGCAGCTGTCTGATCTGCTGCACCCAAAAATCGACTATCGAAGAGTTACAGAAACTAGCAAAAAACGGCGAACTACCTTTCAAGTTGTTAGGCGATACCAATCTTGAGGAGGCTTCCGAGGTGCTCTGGCCAGGCGTCGTTGTCGACATCCGCCGAAGCAATACAAAGAACGGATCGCCAAATCCGAAGTAA
- a CDS encoding enoyl-ACP reductase FabI produces the protein MTHASTPADFLQVAGKRFLVMGVANKKSVAYKIAVQLQQAGAEVLFSVRSEQRRESLAKLLANDRILVCDVEVPEQIEQLAATLAEDAVPLAGFVHSIAFADYSEGIKPFHETNRTAFLQAMDISCFSLTAVCNALKNVFAPDASVVTIGISTTRMASESYGYMAPIKAALESSLAFLTKSFSRFSKVRFNAVSAGLLKTSASAGIPGYVDAYLYAEQVIPRGEAITTDEVASTATFLLSPRSSGITAQGIVVDAGMSTNYFDANVIQKVMDAP, from the coding sequence ATGACGCACGCTTCCACCCCCGCCGATTTTTTGCAGGTCGCGGGCAAACGTTTTCTCGTGATGGGAGTGGCCAACAAAAAAAGCGTGGCCTACAAGATCGCGGTCCAACTGCAACAAGCCGGTGCCGAAGTCCTGTTCAGCGTCCGCAGCGAACAACGCCGCGAATCGCTGGCCAAGCTGTTGGCGAATGACCGAATCTTGGTCTGCGATGTGGAAGTCCCCGAGCAAATTGAGCAATTGGCAGCAACGCTTGCGGAAGACGCTGTCCCGTTGGCTGGGTTCGTTCACTCGATCGCGTTTGCCGATTACAGCGAGGGAATCAAACCTTTCCATGAAACGAATCGCACGGCGTTCCTGCAAGCGATGGACATTTCATGTTTTTCGCTGACCGCGGTCTGCAATGCTCTGAAAAACGTGTTTGCTCCCGATGCCAGCGTCGTGACGATCGGAATCAGCACGACCAGGATGGCGAGTGAAAGCTACGGCTATATGGCTCCGATCAAGGCCGCACTTGAATCCTCACTAGCTTTCCTAACCAAATCGTTCAGCCGGTTTTCCAAAGTCCGCTTCAACGCCGTTTCGGCCGGCCTGCTGAAGACCAGCGCATCTGCCGGAATCCCTGGTTACGTCGATGCCTATCTGTACGCCGAACAGGTCATCCCCCGCGGCGAAGCGATAACAACCGACGAAGTCGCCTCGACGGCAACGTTCTTGCTCAGCCCAAGATCGTCGGGGATTACCGCCCAAGGAATTGTGGTCGATGCTGGTATGTCGACCAACTACTTCGATGCAAATGTCATTCAGAAGGTGATGGATGCCCCATAA
- the fabZ gene encoding 3-hydroxyacyl-ACP dehydratase FabZ, giving the protein MSIEEIEAAIPHRSPMLLLDRIESRTENSIVCVKTFHADEFFFQGHFPGQPIVPGVILCESCMQAGAILLSHVAPGGKGAVPLATRADNVKFKRMVTPGDSIEIHVTLNERVANAFFLTGQVKLQGKLAARLDFACTVHLPN; this is encoded by the coding sequence ATGTCCATTGAGGAAATTGAAGCCGCGATCCCGCATCGCTCCCCCATGTTGCTGCTTGATCGCATTGAATCGCGAACTGAAAACAGCATCGTTTGCGTCAAAACGTTTCATGCGGATGAATTTTTTTTCCAAGGGCACTTCCCTGGTCAACCGATCGTCCCCGGCGTGATCTTGTGCGAAAGCTGCATGCAGGCGGGGGCGATTCTGCTAAGCCATGTCGCCCCAGGGGGTAAGGGCGCGGTCCCACTGGCCACCCGAGCGGACAATGTCAAATTCAAACGGATGGTGACTCCTGGAGACAGCATTGAGATCCACGTAACGCTAAACGAGCGGGTTGCAAACGCGTTCTTTTTGACCGGGCAGGTCAAATTGCAGGGTAAACTTGCGGCTCGATTGGATTTCGCCTGCACGGTCCACCTTCCCAACTAA
- a CDS encoding nickel-dependent lactate racemase family protein yields the protein MTIYFAEGSATTDLSTEDIRAALKKTFDAISIPKKALILPPDYSRLPSRSGEITALTHELLGDRITDIMPALGTHDPMSDAQIADMFPGVPRNLFREHRWRDDVVTLGHVPADFVGEVTEGLYPKPWPAQVNQMLRDGGHDLIFSIGQVVPHEVIGMANYNKNVFVGTGGKDGINESHFLSAVYGMERTMGQANTPLRKILNYAQDKFCQDMPLLYALTVIEEDHANQRLITRGLFIGDDHETFFTAAKLSYEVNFTHLDKAPKHVVAYLDPKEFTTTWLGNKSIYRTRMAIATGGRLTVLAPAVKRFGEDKQIDVLIRKYGYRTTPEVMKAFEENEDLAANPSAAAHLIHGSSEGRFEIVYGAGQLTREEVEGVGYQYGDIDSLMKQYPPEELVDGWNPDRGDGPFYFVRNPALGLWEAPAAERQ from the coding sequence ATGACAATCTACTTTGCTGAGGGTTCGGCGACGACCGACCTATCCACCGAGGACATTCGTGCCGCGCTGAAGAAGACGTTTGATGCGATTTCAATACCTAAAAAGGCGCTGATCCTTCCGCCCGACTACTCCCGTTTGCCCAGTCGATCTGGCGAAATCACGGCGCTCACGCATGAACTGCTTGGCGACCGGATTACCGACATCATGCCCGCCTTGGGAACACATGATCCGATGTCCGATGCTCAGATCGCTGACATGTTCCCCGGAGTTCCTCGTAATCTGTTTCGTGAGCACCGGTGGCGTGACGATGTGGTGACTCTGGGACATGTGCCGGCTGACTTTGTTGGGGAAGTGACCGAAGGTTTGTATCCGAAACCGTGGCCAGCACAGGTCAACCAGATGCTTCGCGATGGGGGCCATGATCTGATTTTCTCGATCGGACAAGTCGTTCCTCATGAGGTCATCGGAATGGCGAATTACAACAAGAATGTGTTCGTCGGAACCGGCGGGAAAGATGGTATCAACGAGAGTCATTTCTTGAGTGCTGTCTATGGCATGGAACGAACCATGGGCCAGGCCAACACGCCGCTACGCAAAATTCTGAATTACGCTCAGGATAAATTTTGCCAAGATATGCCGCTGTTGTACGCGTTAACGGTGATTGAAGAGGATCACGCGAACCAGCGACTGATCACCCGTGGGCTGTTCATCGGCGATGATCACGAAACCTTCTTCACCGCAGCAAAATTATCGTACGAAGTGAACTTCACGCATCTGGATAAAGCTCCGAAACATGTCGTTGCTTATTTGGATCCGAAGGAATTCACGACAACATGGCTTGGAAATAAATCGATCTATCGGACGCGAATGGCGATCGCTACGGGCGGCCGGTTAACGGTTTTGGCTCCGGCGGTTAAACGATTTGGCGAAGACAAGCAAATTGACGTGCTGATTAGAAAGTACGGATACCGAACGACTCCAGAAGTGATGAAAGCTTTTGAAGAAAACGAAGATTTGGCTGCGAATCCCTCGGCCGCTGCCCACCTGATCCACGGTTCTTCGGAAGGACGCTTTGAAATCGTTTATGGTGCGGGCCAATTGACTCGCGAAGAAGTTGAAGGGGTTGGCTACCAATATGGAGATATCGATTCTTTGATGAAACAATATCCTCCCGAGGAACTTGTGGATGGGTGGAATCCTGATCGTGGCGATGGTCCGTTCTACTTCGTCCGCAATCCGGCCCTTGGTTTGTGGGAAGCCCCTGCAGCGGAACGTCAGTAA
- a CDS encoding SDR family NAD(P)-dependent oxidoreductase, producing the protein MSATSKDLFRLDGQTALITGGTQGVGKEIALAIARAGANVVIHGLEENEAAIETRDQCRQFGNQAELVSIDLAGPQPEVTARLLSKIEQTGLTVDLLVNNAGVFIDQPFLEMEPERFEKTLQINVAAGYHLTQAYARRWVESKTAGRVLFTGSINGILAEPDHVAYDCSKGAVAAMVRSLCVALAPHQIRVNSMAPGLVRTPLTNSAIDNPAFESWMQLHTPSGEIPPAEVCGPAAVFLLSDAARHIHGQTLLVDGGMSVWQQPDMPNN; encoded by the coding sequence GTGAGTGCTACTTCTAAAGATTTGTTTCGGCTGGACGGTCAGACTGCATTGATCACCGGTGGGACGCAGGGGGTCGGAAAAGAGATTGCGTTGGCCATCGCTCGGGCGGGAGCCAATGTCGTGATCCACGGCTTGGAAGAAAACGAAGCGGCGATCGAAACGCGTGACCAGTGCCGTCAGTTTGGAAATCAAGCCGAACTGGTGTCGATCGATCTTGCGGGCCCGCAGCCGGAAGTTACCGCTCGCTTGCTGAGTAAGATCGAGCAGACCGGATTGACGGTCGATCTGTTGGTCAATAATGCAGGTGTCTTTATCGATCAGCCGTTCCTGGAAATGGAGCCAGAGCGATTCGAGAAAACGCTGCAGATCAATGTGGCGGCCGGTTACCATCTGACGCAGGCTTACGCACGGCGCTGGGTGGAATCGAAGACCGCGGGCCGAGTCCTGTTCACGGGATCGATCAACGGGATTCTTGCCGAGCCCGATCATGTGGCGTATGACTGCAGCAAAGGAGCGGTCGCAGCGATGGTTCGGTCTCTGTGCGTGGCGCTTGCACCGCATCAAATCCGAGTCAATTCGATGGCTCCAGGGTTGGTGCGAACCCCGCTGACCAATTCGGCAATTGATAACCCAGCGTTTGAATCGTGGATGCAGCTGCACACGCCAAGCGGAGAGATACCGCCTGCAGAAGTTTGTGGGCCCGCAGCCGTTTTCTTGTTAAGCGATGCAGCCAGACACATCCACGGTCAGACTCTATTGGTCGATGGCGGAATGAGCGTCTGGCAGCAACCCGATATGCCAAATAACTGA
- the mqnE gene encoding aminofutalosine synthase MqnE, whose product MNQTELNARFREIRDKVESEERLTMDDGLFLEDPQVPLQEVGALANLVRERKNGNLGYYNINTHLNPTNVCVYRCRFCAFRSDLRDPKGYAMTDEQILARGKEATENGCTEMHIVGGLHHQRPYEWYRNLISLLNSNYPQIDLKAWTAVEINWFEFQTKKSVQWVLEDMREAGLGSMPGGGAEIFHPEIRDQLCEHKANTHAWLDIHRTAHEIGLRTNCTMLYGHLEKAYHRIDHLMRLRELQDQTGGFQVFIPLAFHPENTKLDHLKKPSAIMDLRTMAVSRLMLDNIQHIKAYWIMLGLGTAQTALQYGADDIDGTVRHELIYHDAGATTPEFLSVDQIRHLISETGRKPVERDTTYHEVHRDPNHFATWTRGEPVDKISVSAK is encoded by the coding sequence ATGAACCAGACTGAACTGAACGCCCGCTTTCGCGAAATCCGTGACAAGGTTGAATCCGAAGAGCGGCTGACGATGGACGACGGCCTCTTCCTCGAGGATCCCCAGGTCCCGCTACAAGAGGTCGGCGCATTGGCCAACCTTGTGCGGGAACGCAAAAATGGAAATTTGGGTTACTACAATATCAACACCCATCTGAATCCAACCAACGTTTGCGTCTACCGCTGCCGGTTTTGTGCTTTCCGATCGGACCTACGCGACCCGAAGGGGTATGCGATGACCGACGAACAGATCCTGGCACGCGGCAAAGAAGCGACCGAAAACGGCTGCACCGAAATGCATATCGTCGGCGGCCTGCACCACCAACGTCCCTACGAATGGTACCGGAATCTGATTTCGCTGCTAAATTCCAACTACCCGCAGATCGACCTCAAGGCTTGGACGGCTGTTGAGATCAATTGGTTTGAATTCCAAACCAAAAAGAGCGTCCAGTGGGTCCTGGAGGACATGCGAGAAGCGGGGCTTGGAAGCATGCCCGGCGGTGGCGCGGAAATTTTCCATCCCGAAATCCGCGACCAGTTGTGCGAACATAAAGCCAACACACATGCTTGGCTGGACATCCATCGCACGGCCCATGAGATCGGACTTCGCACCAACTGCACGATGCTGTATGGGCATCTGGAAAAAGCCTACCATCGCATCGATCACCTGATGCGTCTGCGAGAACTGCAAGACCAGACCGGAGGCTTCCAAGTTTTCATTCCGCTTGCCTTCCACCCGGAAAATACAAAACTAGACCATCTAAAAAAGCCTTCGGCAATCATGGACCTGCGGACCATGGCGGTCAGCCGCTTGATGCTGGACAACATCCAGCACATCAAGGCCTACTGGATCATGTTAGGCCTGGGTACCGCTCAAACCGCGCTCCAGTACGGTGCCGACGATATTGACGGTACCGTTCGTCACGAATTGATCTATCACGATGCCGGAGCAACGACGCCTGAATTCCTCAGTGTCGACCAAATCCGACATCTGATCAGCGAGACCGGTCGCAAACCTGTCGAACGGGACACGACTTATCACGAAGTTCACCGCGACCCAAATCATTTCGCGACCTGGACTCGAGGCGAACCGGTCGACAAGATTTCTGTTTCGGCGAAATAG